A stretch of DNA from Alphaproteobacteria bacterium:
GTATTTTCGTAATAGACCCGAAAAGGAATTTCATGAATACCGTTGTTGAAGGTGCCGGAGGTGGGCTCTAGAAGATTAGGATTGACTTTCTGAGACATAGTTTTTTCCTTTAAGGGTCAGAATTCGGCCGCGTGGAGTCCGCTGAATGTATCCTTGTTGAATCAGGTATGGTTCTATCACATCTTCAATCATATCGCGCTGCTCCGAGAGAAGGGCGGCAAGGGTTTCAACGCCTACAGGCCCCCCTTGATAGTAAATTTCGATGGCGTGCAAATACTTTCGATCAGTCTCATCAAAGCCACAATCATCAATTTCTAGCTGCCTCAGTGCTTGATCTGCAAGAGTGTTATCAACATTATTCTTATTCAGAACAACGGCAATATCGCGCACACGGCGAAGAAGGCGCCCCGCAATACGCGGTGTGCCCCGGCACCTTTTAGAGATTTCCTGAGCACCACTTTGATCGAGTGAAACATGCAGTTTTTTGGCATTACGCGTGATAATTTTCTCGATTTCTTGGGGTTCGTAAAACTGGAGGGTAAGCGGGATGCCAAACCGTTCCCGGAGAGGTTGGCTTAGAAGCCCTGATCGGGTGGTTGCGCCAATAAGCGTGAAAGGCGGCAGGGTGATCTGAATACTGCGCGCCCCTGGGCCTTCGCCAATCAGGATGTCAAGCTTGCCATCTTCCATGGCAGGGTACAAGATTTCCTCAACAGCTATTGGCAAGCGATGAATTTCATCAATAAATAAAATATCATGGGGTTGAAGGCCGGTTAACAATGCTGCTAAATCTCCTGATTTTGAAATGATGGGGCCGGATGTCATTTTAAAACCAACGCCAAGCTCGTTGGCGATAATCTGAGCCAACGTTGTTTTGCCAAGCCCAGGAGGGCCAGATAAAAGAACGTGATCAAGAGGGGTTTTGAGCTTTTGAGCTGCTTGGATGAAAGTGCTGAGATTTTGGGTTATCTTGTCTTGGCCAATGAAATCACTAAAAGATTTGGGCCGAAGCGCTGGGTTGTTTTCCTGAATTGTATCTTCTGACAGGAGATCTGGTTTGAGAAGGTCTGAATTCGACATCGGTTATCCTAATTGACTCAGGTGTTTAAGAGCTAATGTTATCACTTGGTCAATGGTAAGATCAGTGTTTTGATCCGCAATTTTTTTGAGGATTTGATTGACCTGATGGCTTTTATAACCCAGGGCGATCAGCGCGTGTTGAGCATCGACATAGGCGGCTGTTTTAGGATCCGTTGATCCTACCTCCGTGTAAATGGGGAGGGAAGATAATTTGCTCACTTTATCTTTGAGTTCCCGGGTGATCCGTTGAGCAAGCTTTGGACCAACCCCACTTGCTTGTGTAAGAGGGGTATGATCTTGGATCTGAATGGCTGAAAGAATGGCGGTCGTGCCAAGAGAGCTAATGAGAGCTAAGGCCATTTTACCCCCAACCCCTTGAACATTCAGGAGAAGTTCAAAAATGTTTTTATCAATTTCTTGGTCAAAGCCATATAAAACAATATAATCCTGTTTAAAAAGAGTCAGAATTTCTAGAGTGAGAGGTCCAGAAGCCACCATTGCTCGTTCAATGGTGGGGCGTGTGGCCCATACTAAATATCCAACTCCTTGAACATTGATGATGAGATGATTTTCAGTGCCGCGAACAAATAGACCCGTTAATTGAGCAATCATTATGAATTTAATATTTTATGAGATGATATATGATGCTGGTGGGTAATAGCAACAGCAAGTGCATCGGCGCTATGTTCATTCAAGGATTGGCGCACGCCTAAAATGATTTGGACCATGTGATTAATTTGATCCTTGGTTGCATGGCCAGCCCCGACAACGCTTTTTTTGATTTGATTGGGAGAATACTGCACGCACGCAATTTTATGGATGCCTGGACAGCTGAATGCCACACCGCGGGCCATTCCAAGCTTTAGAGCAGAGGCGGGGTTTTTATTGACAAATGTATCTTCAATGGCAGCAGAGTCAGGCTGGTATTCAAATAAAACAGCCATCAATTCATTATGAATCTGAGCCAGACGATCCGATATCGGCGCTGAAGGTTTGGGTTTGATAACGCCAGCTGCCAGGAATTGGTTTGCTGAAGAAGTAGTTTCTATAACTCCCCATCCTGTGTGAACCAAGCCAGGGTCAATGCCAAGTATGCGCATGCCAATTTTCACTCAGTATTGGTGGGGTCTGCTTCTGGCAAGCGGACGTTACAGAATACTTTTTGGACATCATCATTATCTTCAAGCAAAGAAATTAGATTTTGCAGCAACTCCAACTGGTCATTGTCCACCTCAATATATATCTGTGGTTGCCAGATCAATTCTAATGAATGGGGTTCAACAGCGACTGCTTTCTGAAGGCTTTCGGCTGTTTTGTGGACCTCGGTTGGATCTGTGAAAACTTGGTGAAGATCGTCCTGTGTTGAAACATCAAGAGCGCCATTTTTAAGAGCTTCTTCAAAAAGGGTGTCAAATTCAAGGGTTTCTGCTTTAAAGGTGATCAGGCCGTGGTGGTTAAACTGAAAGCTAACGCTATTCGTTTCGCCTAAACTGCCGTCATTTTTATTAAAAATTGTCCGCAACTCTGAAGCAGTTCGATTCCGATTATCAGACAAGGCTTCAACAATAAGCGCGCTGCTAGCTGGGCCATATCCTTCGTAGCGAACCTCTTGATAGTTGGTGGTATCTTCACCACTGGACCCTTTTTTAATGGCCCGTTCCATGGTGTCTTTTGGCATGTTGGCTGCTCGGGCTGTGGCAATGGCGGCTCTAAGGCGTGGGTTAGCGCTTGGATTTGGAGTTGATTTTGCTGCAACGGTCAGCTCACGAATGATCTTGGTGAAAACTTTGGCTCTTTTTTTGTCTTGAGTCCCTTTGCGGTGCATAATGTTTTTAAACTGCGAATGTCCAGCCATTGTCCAATCAGGATTTGTTACGGTGTCAATTTATCCCTTAAAGGTGCCCCCGTCAAATAATTCGAGAGATGATATTTTGGGTTAGCCCACGACTAATAAAGATTTTATTATGCAGATAAATCCATAGATAGTGATGCGTTCTGTATCAGAGTTTAAGAGTTTGCTTTTCTATAGAGCCGGGCCAATCAAAGAAGCCACATTATAATTGAGCCAAAGTATCCAGCGCGTAGGTGGAAATTTTTCGCTCATTAACTAAAGCCTTCTCCAGGTTTTGACCTGCATAAGGACCAATTAAAGACTCTTTATCAACTGTCTGAAGTAAAGTAATGGCATGCCGTTCATAATCTTGAGCAACCTGATATAAAACAGCTGTCTCCATATCAAAACTTTCTTTTATATCTTTGCGTCTTTTAAGATTAGATAATATTTTCTGAATGCGGGCCTGTCGTTCTGGAGAGTAGATTTTGGGATTGCGTAAGGCGTGGTAATTTTCCAAGTGGTGACATATTCTTTCTTCAACCTTCAGATTATGAAATTTCACATTTGTTTTAAACGCATTTAATAACTTCTTAGAAGCTGGGATTGCCTCAGCCCATTTTTCAGGCGCGACACCACTTGCATGGCTGTATCCCACCAAATTGTCACTTTCATTCACAAGCTTAACAACATCAAATTCATATTGCTGAGGGGATTTTACGTCGTCTGAACCGAACCGTACAATGTATACCGCACCAGCTACATATAGTTCTGTAAACACCAGTCCTGAGCCGCTTCCAACTGGTGCATTCACAATAAACATAGGCCTGTTTTCATAGGTGCCAATATAAACATTAGTACCCCAGGAAGTTTTATGAAGGGTGGCGTTTTTTAATAAATCTTTAAGGCGATGAACACGTTCAACATTGGAGCACACAATGCCCCTGTCAGGAACATGAACTTTTATAAATAAATTATCCTTAAAATTAACTTTTATTTGCGGGTCAGATTTAATAAATGATGTTGTTAAAGAAAGGAGTAACAGAAAAAAAAATTATAATTATTCATTGATTGCCTCTATGTTTAATCTGTAAGCAAGTTCTGATTTACAAGTAACGCCAAATTTTAAGTTTAATTGCGAAATGTAGGATTCAACTGTTCGGGGGCTAATGTTTAGCTCACTAGCAATTCGCTTATTAGAAAATCCTCTCATAACAAAAAAATAGACATTGATTTTGCTTTTCTGTGAGCTCAATACTTAGAATTTGGCCGCAGTTGAGGTGCTTATAAGCATACCTGTTTTTAAGTTTTGGCAAAGATAAGTCAGTCTTTATAAATTTTTGATGATTGCAATCTTCTTCCATTTCGAGAACTATCTTGCCTATAAGTTGATTCGCTATATTCTTATATTTATTCAAGTTCCCTATATAATCATTTAAAATTTCTGAATTACTCGGCTCTGCACTAAAGCACCAAAAGTCGACAAAGTTTTTTGATCGTTTAAAATGAAGAAGAAAATGCCAAAGGTTATTCTCCACTAATAGATTTTGATGGGGGCCTTCAGGCTGATTCGTTAAAAACTTAAATTTTTCTTCGCCAAGCTCTAAATCATTTATTACTTCTTGATAAAGCTCTGTGTCATTGTAAAATTCATTTTCAAAATAGGTGCGTAGCCAGTTAGGCTGATCTGCGAGACGAAAAGATTGTTTATCAAACATCCTAATGAATGCGAAATGATTAATGCCAAAACCTTTGAGAGGGCTTGTTAAATCCCTCATAAAGTCAGATTTTGCAGAGTTATAAAAATAAGGCTCTAGTTGCATTTTGTTTGCACAAACCTCCAAATACATCATTTAAAAAAGCTTTGCTCTAATTGTATATCATAAATAAACTTTAGAGTATTAAAAACTAAGAATACCTTTATATATTATTAAAAAGTACTTAAAAAATTGTTATAAATTATATAATGAGAAGGTTATCAATCAAGCGTTTAAGAAGTATGGATCTTTGATGAAAGGGCTTGAACAAGAGGTCTTTAAACTAGGTCCGCTATCTTAAAGTTATTTTAGACTATTTTTTTAACCTAAGAGCTGTGCTAAGTTAATGCTACTAGCAGGTATAGAAAACATGGCTTCCAGGCATTTAGCACCTTTTTTTGCGCTCCTCATTTCCATGAATTCATTATTTATGCCTAGTAAATCTTATGCGATGAATGGCACCACAACAGCGGAAGCAAGTGCCGATGGATCAGAAAATTTTTTAACGGGTGAGTTTGGGGTTTATCTTGCAACGTTTGCAGCGTTAATAACCGCGAAGATTGTTGATGAAGGGCGAAAAATCGTTAGTCAAAAAGACTTTGCTCGTAATTTAGGTATGAAGATTGTTGAATTTGGACGTGGAATAAAATTTGCTTGTCGCAGGGCTGCTCAAATCAAACAAATGCTTTCGGATCAAATGACGCAGGACATGCGTCGCATTCTAGAAACGGCAATGAACCAGGGGCTTAAAAGGCAGGCTTATGACGGAGATCAATCGAAAAAGTTTACCCCCGGTTATTTTGGGGCAGACAATGAGTTTTTTGCGTGGCAAAACGTCTTCCCTTCAACGTTAGTAAAAGATGAAAAAGCCCCCGGCCTCCTTATTTATAGTCCAGCTGATCCCGGTGATTTTGTGGGAGAAGAGGAGCTTACGCCGGTTGACGATAGAGAGATAAATGCTCAACATCAGGGAATTATTAGGCAATTATTAAACCAAATTCTGCCTCCTGAGGATAAAAAAAGCCCTTTACTCAAGAGCTCACTTGAAATCCTTGGACGTGTTTTCACGTCTGGTGCCTTCAGGGTTGCTTCATATTATGGAGAGGATGAGAGAAAAACAAAAGGCCTTAAAAAAGTTCCTAACGGTGTTCAGGTTCTTCGTATTTTGAATCCTTCTGATCGCGAAGGCTATTATATTGATCTTCTAGGAACGCTTATTTATTTCCCAGATTTAGGTCAAAGAACAATGGATAAGGTGGATATTTTGCAACCATTGTTATCTAAGCCAGCTAGTGTGACTGTGACAGAATGGAAAAAAACCTTACCCAGCAGAATTAAGTGGTTTTTGAAAGCAAAACGAAGTTATTTTTTGTCGGGGAGTCGTAAAATTGAACAAAGAAAATTTACGGGTCCAATTACTTATCGTTACTCAGAAAGGGAAAGTGAAACCCTTGTTGATAAACCACAAGCTAGATCTCAAATCAACCTTGAGAATGAGATTCAGAAACTTGAGCAACAGCGCTGGGAACTCGAGATAACAAAGC
This window harbors:
- the ruvA gene encoding Holliday junction branch migration protein RuvA, whose product is MIAQLTGLFVRGTENHLIINVQGVGYLVWATRPTIERAMVASGPLTLEILTLFKQDYIVLYGFDQEIDKNIFELLLNVQGVGGKMALALISSLGTTAILSAIQIQDHTPLTQASGVGPKLAQRITRELKDKVSKLSSLPIYTEVGSTDPKTAAYVDAQHALIALGYKSHQVNQILKKIADQNTDLTIDQVITLALKHLSQLG
- a CDS encoding Holliday junction branch migration DNA helicase RuvB, with protein sequence MSNSDLLKPDLLSEDTIQENNPALRPKSFSDFIGQDKITQNLSTFIQAAQKLKTPLDHVLLSGPPGLGKTTLAQIIANELGVGFKMTSGPIISKSGDLAALLTGLQPHDILFIDEIHRLPIAVEEILYPAMEDGKLDILIGEGPGARSIQITLPPFTLIGATTRSGLLSQPLRERFGIPLTLQFYEPQEIEKIITRNAKKLHVSLDQSGAQEISKRCRGTPRIAGRLLRRVRDIAVVLNKNNVDNTLADQALRQLEIDDCGFDETDRKYLHAIEIYYQGGPVGVETLAALLSEQRDMIEDVIEPYLIQQGYIQRTPRGRILTLKGKNYVSESQS
- a CDS encoding YebC/PmpR family DNA-binding transcriptional regulator; the encoded protein is MAGHSQFKNIMHRKGTQDKKRAKVFTKIIRELTVAAKSTPNPSANPRLRAAIATARAANMPKDTMERAIKKGSSGEDTTNYQEVRYEGYGPASSALIVEALSDNRNRTASELRTIFNKNDGSLGETNSVSFQFNHHGLITFKAETLEFDTLFEEALKNGALDVSTQDDLHQVFTDPTEVHKTAESLQKAVAVEPHSLELIWQPQIYIEVDNDQLELLQNLISLLEDNDDVQKVFCNVRLPEADPTNTE
- a CDS encoding crossover junction endodeoxyribonuclease RuvC, encoding MRILGIDPGLVHTGWGVIETTSSANQFLAAGVIKPKPSAPISDRLAQIHNELMAVLFEYQPDSAAIEDTFVNKNPASALKLGMARGVAFSCPGIHKIACVQYSPNQIKKSVVGAGHATKDQINHMVQIILGVRQSLNEHSADALAVAITHQHHISSHKILNS